In a single window of the Vibrio celticus genome:
- a CDS encoding sulfite exporter TauE/SafE family protein has protein sequence MELPVLLAILATIAVGTYFQTVTGFGLGIIVIGLTVSLNLVSLPVIAAVVSIVTLFNCVVALMGKPLLGELKILVVLVIGIIPGVSLGVFLLDELSESATHILRGLLGAMVLFAGLSFMFKPKTRKDRSATVSFLVSGFSSGLAGGLFGMAGPPIVYHLYRQPFTLDLVRSTLLMVFACTSMSRTVNVYAAGDMEASILWLSAIAVPLVALVTMFARRFPPPLSNDQLRKLVFMVLMLIGGYLMAVSAWSLFGSS, from the coding sequence ATGGAGTTACCTGTTTTACTCGCCATTCTTGCCACCATTGCGGTCGGTACCTATTTCCAAACCGTCACAGGGTTTGGGCTTGGCATTATCGTGATTGGTCTAACGGTCAGCCTTAATTTGGTTTCGTTGCCCGTAATTGCTGCCGTGGTTAGCATTGTGACCTTGTTTAATTGTGTGGTCGCGTTGATGGGCAAGCCTCTGCTTGGGGAACTCAAAATTCTGGTGGTGTTAGTGATCGGTATTATCCCCGGCGTGTCGTTGGGAGTGTTTTTACTGGACGAGTTGAGTGAGTCGGCGACGCATATCCTGCGAGGGCTATTGGGGGCAATGGTGTTATTCGCAGGTCTGAGCTTTATGTTCAAACCTAAAACCAGAAAAGACCGCTCGGCCACGGTATCCTTCTTGGTGTCTGGCTTTAGTTCTGGTTTAGCGGGCGGGTTGTTTGGGATGGCGGGGCCACCGATTGTTTATCACCTTTATCGGCAGCCTTTTACACTCGATCTGGTACGAAGTACATTGCTGATGGTGTTCGCTTGTACGTCGATGTCCCGTACCGTCAATGTCTACGCAGCAGGTGACATGGAAGCGAGCATATTGTGGTTATCCGCTATTGCTGTTCCCTTGGTAGCGCTTGTTACTATGTTTGCTCGGCGCTTTCCCCCACCGCTTTCGAATGACCAACTCAGAAAGCTGGTATTTATGGTGTTGATGTTGATTGGTGGGTATTTGATGGCTGTCTCTGCATGGTCGTTGTTTGGCTCTTCGTAA
- a CDS encoding cobaltochelatase CobT-related protein, translating into MANVSSQKKKILDLGVSVARAISGELNLNYRGERLYNGNVPCYYQSAHTNDLTFVSRHELTNSKLSMQGKIDSSALRMLLSDAELHYSLRPKNEVERLLYDFCEQVRIESQVPSYLKGVTKSIQFNFAYWSDQYHQNGFTESRIGMLLFTLMQVIHTRLTGVPVSEPIVETIESTRAGIVPIFGSSLKRLKEHRADQLQFAHCANELASLAQELINQEQESNNSPTPTVEEDIKILAQLALIVDGDIQDEEVDTDITGNSKVFELSGANYQVFNSEFDQVIAADKLVRRALLLELRQRLTDDIMARQVNTRRLAAMLTRFVATPQKNRRQDHLEEGTVNATTITKLITSPLDRAVFYQPEIGVSHQCAITFLMDCSGSMQKHSHKLSLLMDTILKSVGLANIPFEIIGFTTNNWNGGKVYRQWLKQGQPKHPGRLNEVRHIVFKNFDAHWRRSRLGIASLRKADIFKEGIDGEAVQFASQRLQQHSAQRKVLIVFSDGCPMDTATSTANDQFYLDNHLKQVIERESAKNSIEIHGVGMGVDLSPYYRSNITLDVQESCLFGLSRSIFEILKR; encoded by the coding sequence ATGGCCAATGTTTCTTCTCAGAAGAAAAAGATCCTCGACCTTGGTGTGTCTGTCGCTAGAGCGATCAGTGGTGAATTGAACCTGAATTATCGGGGAGAGCGTCTCTATAACGGCAACGTCCCCTGCTATTATCAGTCGGCACACACCAACGATCTCACCTTTGTGTCTCGCCATGAGCTGACAAACAGCAAGCTCTCAATGCAAGGCAAGATCGATTCATCGGCGCTGCGAATGCTGCTTTCCGACGCTGAACTTCACTACTCACTGCGACCGAAAAACGAAGTCGAACGTCTGTTATATGATTTTTGCGAACAGGTACGAATCGAGTCACAAGTCCCGTCTTACCTAAAAGGCGTGACTAAGAGCATTCAGTTCAACTTTGCGTATTGGAGCGATCAGTACCATCAAAATGGCTTTACTGAATCACGAATTGGGATGTTACTGTTCACGCTGATGCAGGTCATCCACACCCGCTTAACCGGTGTTCCAGTTTCAGAGCCGATTGTTGAAACCATTGAATCAACTCGTGCGGGCATCGTACCTATTTTCGGAAGCAGCCTAAAGCGCTTAAAGGAACATCGAGCCGACCAGCTACAGTTTGCTCACTGCGCCAATGAACTGGCCTCTTTAGCGCAAGAACTCATCAACCAAGAACAAGAGAGTAATAACTCTCCGACACCTACGGTTGAAGAAGACATCAAGATCCTCGCGCAGCTGGCTCTTATCGTTGATGGCGACATTCAAGATGAAGAGGTCGATACCGACATCACAGGTAACAGCAAGGTGTTCGAATTGTCGGGCGCCAATTATCAGGTCTTTAATTCAGAATTTGATCAAGTCATCGCGGCAGACAAACTCGTCAGGCGCGCCCTATTACTCGAACTGAGACAAAGGCTCACCGATGACATCATGGCGAGACAAGTCAACACTCGCCGTTTAGCCGCGATGCTCACTCGCTTTGTTGCCACACCACAGAAGAATCGACGTCAGGACCATTTAGAAGAAGGCACTGTTAACGCCACCACCATCACCAAGCTCATCACTTCGCCATTGGATCGTGCTGTCTTTTATCAGCCAGAGATTGGCGTATCCCATCAATGTGCCATCACGTTTTTGATGGACTGCTCGGGCTCAATGCAAAAACACAGTCACAAACTGAGTCTACTGATGGATACGATTCTCAAATCGGTTGGGCTAGCCAATATCCCTTTTGAAATTATCGGCTTCACCACTAATAACTGGAATGGTGGCAAGGTTTATCGACAGTGGCTCAAGCAAGGTCAACCGAAACACCCAGGTCGTTTAAACGAAGTTCGACATATCGTGTTTAAGAATTTTGATGCGCATTGGAGACGCTCTCGCCTTGGCATTGCTAGCCTTCGCAAAGCCGACATATTTAAAGAAGGGATTGATGGCGAAGCGGTTCAGTTCGCTAGCCAACGCTTGCAACAGCATAGCGCACAGCGAAAGGTGTTGATTGTATTCTCAGACGGCTGCCCGATGGATACCGCCACCAGCACTGCCAACGATCAGTTCTATTTGGACAACCATCTCAAACAAGTGATTGAGCGCGAGTCGGCCAAAAACAGTATCGAAATTCATGGCGTGGGAATGGGCGTCGATTTAAGCCCGTACTACCGCAGTAACATCACTTTAGATGTCCAGGAGAGTTGCTTGTTTGGGTTATCTAGGAGCATCTTTGAGATATTGAAGCGTTAA
- a CDS encoding FRG domain-containing protein — MNNKRYISTLEELYKIIDSLMNECSDQRGLMYNVCDYENNNLMPSLGRSNRKNIRRVEQELLSTVRVYGGHSLSSHDINDWLLMCLAKKQGFPTRLLEWTDNLLNALWSVCHSQSKDCINIIKAIDYQQVIVFSSPCDLNKTQIFNVADCDQQEPRKDKWYSIHPFKEGGNDAIQPLYDEKEYSNGLVSVHILPSVKVNLIKELISMNVLNEPTEYVEEKLTDLKNEAHADNNQVINKGDGNIELQVNTHDRQLEQYGRKYHQDFDFD; from the coding sequence ATGAACAATAAACGTTATATCAGCACGCTCGAAGAACTGTATAAGATAATTGATTCATTAATGAATGAATGCAGTGACCAACGTGGTTTGATGTATAACGTGTGTGATTATGAAAATAATAATCTAATGCCAAGTTTAGGCCGTTCCAATCGTAAGAACATACGCCGTGTCGAACAAGAGTTGCTTTCAACTGTGAGAGTTTACGGTGGTCACTCGCTGAGCTCACACGACATAAATGACTGGTTATTGATGTGTTTAGCCAAGAAGCAGGGCTTTCCCACCCGTTTACTGGAATGGACCGATAACCTGTTAAATGCGCTTTGGTCGGTGTGTCACAGCCAAAGTAAAGACTGCATAAATATAATTAAAGCTATTGATTATCAGCAGGTTATTGTTTTTAGCTCGCCGTGTGATCTCAACAAAACTCAGATATTTAATGTGGCGGATTGCGATCAGCAAGAGCCACGCAAGGACAAGTGGTATTCCATTCACCCATTTAAGGAAGGTGGCAATGATGCCATTCAGCCTTTGTACGATGAGAAAGAATATTCAAACGGTCTAGTGTCCGTTCATATTCTTCCATCAGTGAAAGTAAACCTGATAAAGGAGTTAATATCCATGAATGTTTTAAATGAACCGACAGAGTATGTCGAAGAGAAACTAACGGATTTAAAAAATGAAGCACATGCAGATAACAACCAAGTCATAAATAAAGGTGACGGCAATATTGAATTGCAAGTTAATACTCATGATCGTCAACTTGAACAGTATGGTCGAAAGTATCATCAAGACTTTGATTTCGACTAA
- the xsc gene encoding sulfoacetaldehyde acetyltransferase → MSEQEKRTVVSGTVTMTPSEAFVETMVANDVTDMFGIMGSAFMDAMDIFAPAGIRLVPVVHEQGAAHMADGYSRVSGRHGVVIGQNGPGISNCVTAIAAAFWAHSPVVIVTPETGTKTMGLGGFQECNQLPMFQEFTKYQGHVTHPDRMAEYTGRCFDRAMSEMGPTQLNIPRDYFYGETQTEIPKPARLDRGPGGEKSLNEAADLIAEAKFPVIISGGGVVMADAVQECAALAERLGAPVVNSYLHNDSFPASHPLWCGPLGYQGSKAAMKLMAQADVVIALGTRLGPFGTLPQHGMDYWPKNAKIIQIDADNKMLGLVKKISVGICGDAKAAAVALSERLEGRALLCDDNKGARQDTVATEKALWEKELDEWTHERDSFSLDMIEENSHETPFSGGEYLHPRQVLRELEKAMPEDVMVSTDIGNINSVANSYLRFEKPRSFFAAMSFGNCGYAFPTIIGAKAAAPHRPAISYAGDGAWGMSLMETMTCVRHNIPVTAVVFHNRQWGAEKKNQVDFYNRRFVAGELENQSFAEIARAMGAEGITVDKLEDVGPTLQKAIDMQMNEGKTTIIEIMCTQELGDPFRRDALSTPVRFLDKYKDYV, encoded by the coding sequence ATGAGTGAGCAAGAAAAACGTACGGTTGTTTCCGGCACAGTAACAATGACACCATCAGAAGCGTTCGTTGAAACTATGGTTGCTAATGATGTTACCGACATGTTCGGCATCATGGGGTCGGCATTTATGGACGCAATGGATATCTTTGCTCCTGCTGGCATTCGATTGGTCCCAGTAGTACACGAGCAAGGCGCTGCCCACATGGCAGATGGTTACTCCCGTGTATCGGGTCGCCACGGTGTAGTCATCGGGCAAAATGGCCCGGGTATCAGTAACTGTGTAACAGCAATTGCAGCTGCGTTCTGGGCACATAGCCCGGTCGTAATTGTGACGCCAGAGACAGGCACTAAAACAATGGGCTTAGGTGGTTTCCAAGAATGTAACCAGCTTCCAATGTTCCAAGAGTTCACTAAGTATCAAGGACACGTAACGCACCCAGATCGTATGGCGGAATACACAGGCCGATGCTTCGACCGTGCGATGAGCGAAATGGGTCCAACTCAGCTAAATATTCCTCGTGACTACTTCTACGGTGAAACTCAAACCGAGATCCCTAAACCCGCGCGTTTAGATCGTGGCCCGGGTGGTGAGAAGTCTCTGAATGAAGCAGCTGACCTGATTGCTGAAGCGAAATTCCCAGTCATCATTTCCGGTGGCGGTGTGGTAATGGCTGATGCAGTTCAAGAGTGTGCGGCATTAGCAGAAAGACTAGGTGCACCTGTAGTGAACAGCTACCTACACAATGACTCTTTCCCTGCGAGTCACCCATTATGGTGTGGTCCTTTAGGCTACCAAGGTTCGAAAGCAGCAATGAAATTGATGGCTCAAGCGGATGTGGTTATCGCTTTGGGTACACGTCTTGGTCCATTTGGTACCTTGCCTCAACATGGCATGGACTACTGGCCGAAGAACGCGAAAATCATTCAGATTGATGCAGACAACAAGATGCTTGGTCTGGTTAAGAAGATTTCGGTTGGTATCTGTGGTGATGCAAAAGCAGCAGCGGTTGCTCTATCTGAAAGGTTGGAAGGTCGTGCACTGTTGTGTGATGACAACAAAGGCGCTCGCCAAGATACCGTCGCTACAGAAAAAGCACTTTGGGAAAAAGAGCTTGATGAGTGGACACACGAACGTGACTCGTTCAGCTTAGATATGATTGAGGAAAACTCACACGAGACTCCGTTCTCTGGTGGTGAATACCTACACCCACGCCAAGTACTGCGTGAGCTAGAAAAAGCGATGCCTGAAGACGTTATGGTCTCGACGGATATCGGTAACATCAACTCAGTGGCAAACAGCTACTTACGCTTTGAAAAACCACGCAGCTTCTTTGCTGCAATGAGTTTCGGTAACTGTGGTTACGCATTCCCGACCATCATTGGTGCGAAAGCTGCGGCACCTCATCGTCCCGCTATTTCATATGCAGGCGACGGTGCGTGGGGCATGAGCCTGATGGAAACCATGACATGTGTTCGCCATAACATTCCAGTGACAGCTGTGGTATTCCACAACCGTCAATGGGGTGCAGAGAAGAAGAACCAAGTCGACTTCTACAACCGACGCTTTGTTGCCGGTGAACTTGAAAACCAAAGCTTTGCAGAGATTGCACGAGCAATGGGTGCTGAAGGTATCACGGTTGATAAGCTAGAAGATGTAGGTCCAACCTTGCAAAAAGCCATCGACATGCAGATGAACGAAGGCAAAACAACCATCATTGAAATCATGTGTACTCAGGAATTGGGCGACCCGTTCCGCCGAGATGCACTATCAACACCGGTTCGTTTCCTAGATAAGTACAAAGACTACGTATAA
- a CDS encoding AAA family ATPase, which produces MNDAELIPTQPISVRECFGIDSNLTVLAFEHAGEYVPKIEPNYCFDPEVTLAILAGFTSNRRTLIQGTHGTGKSSHIEQVAARLNWPCLRINLDGHLSRLDFIGKDSIVIKDGMQVTEFKEGILPQSIQQPIALVLDEYDAGRPDVMFVIQQLLEQDGKYTSLEQNRVITPHPSFRLFATCNTLGLGNFSGLYSGTQVLNHSQLDRWNIIATLNYLDPQHETKIVLSKRPELNNESGHQLVEKMIATAGLTRNGFRAGDLSTVMSPRTVITWAENIRIFDNVATAFRLSFLNRCEDEEKELVSEYYFRCFGEALETPTQSYAQSES; this is translated from the coding sequence ATGAATGATGCGGAATTGATACCAACACAACCAATAAGTGTGAGAGAGTGTTTTGGCATCGACAGCAACCTAACCGTATTGGCGTTTGAACATGCGGGAGAGTATGTACCGAAGATCGAGCCTAACTACTGTTTTGATCCTGAAGTCACGCTAGCGATATTGGCGGGTTTCACCTCTAATCGCCGCACGTTGATACAAGGCACACACGGAACTGGCAAGTCTTCTCATATAGAGCAAGTGGCAGCACGATTAAATTGGCCATGCTTGAGGATCAACCTAGATGGACACTTAAGCCGATTGGATTTCATTGGCAAAGATAGCATCGTCATTAAAGATGGAATGCAGGTAACGGAGTTTAAGGAAGGCATTCTTCCACAAAGCATTCAGCAACCCATCGCATTAGTATTGGACGAATACGATGCGGGCCGACCTGATGTGATGTTTGTGATTCAGCAACTGCTAGAGCAAGACGGCAAATACACCTCTTTAGAGCAAAACCGAGTGATCACGCCTCACCCTTCTTTCCGCCTATTTGCTACCTGTAACACACTTGGTTTGGGTAATTTCTCGGGTTTGTATTCCGGTACTCAAGTGCTTAACCATAGCCAGCTTGACCGATGGAACATCATCGCCACGCTTAACTATTTAGACCCACAACATGAAACTAAGATCGTGTTATCCAAGCGCCCTGAGCTAAACAATGAAAGTGGTCATCAGTTAGTCGAAAAAATGATCGCCACCGCCGGTTTAACGCGAAATGGTTTTAGAGCGGGCGATCTGTCGACGGTAATGTCTCCGAGAACCGTGATCACATGGGCTGAAAACATTCGAATATTCGATAACGTAGCGACTGCATTTAGGCTTTCATTCCTCAACCGTTGTGAAGATGAAGAGAAAGAGCTGGTGAGCGAATATTACTTCCGCTGCTTTGGTGAGGCGCTAGAAACGCCTACTCAGAGTTATGCGCAGTCGGAGTCGTAA
- a CDS encoding nuclear transport factor 2 family protein, whose product MNMQTNAATFVLENQVDTAFLQSFSEAWNNHDIEALMSFMTEDCVFHTVAGEGLLGNTIEGYEAVRNSFELVWQNFPDAAWSDPVHFVCGDRAVSESTFSATNPDGSVIEARMVDVFTLKDGKISVKNAFRKTRPLLTPSNTPKS is encoded by the coding sequence ATGAATATGCAAACCAATGCGGCGACATTCGTGCTGGAAAACCAAGTCGATACCGCCTTTTTACAGTCTTTCAGTGAGGCGTGGAATAACCATGATATTGAAGCACTCATGTCTTTCATGACAGAAGACTGTGTATTCCACACGGTGGCAGGAGAAGGCTTGCTTGGAAACACTATCGAAGGGTACGAAGCGGTTCGAAATAGCTTTGAATTGGTTTGGCAGAACTTTCCAGATGCGGCTTGGAGCGACCCTGTCCACTTTGTATGCGGTGACCGTGCTGTGAGTGAATCAACGTTTTCTGCGACGAACCCGGATGGCAGCGTCATCGAAGCTCGTATGGTTGATGTGTTTACCCTGAAAGATGGAAAAATCAGCGTAAAAAATGCCTTCCGTAAAACACGACCTCTTTTAACTCCCAGCAATACTCCCAAGAGCTAG
- a CDS encoding TRAP transporter substrate-binding protein: MKFIKNKIIAGVTIVATAVLSHTAAAANFKMAIGDAAGGTQWELATSFSELMEKKTDGKVKIDLFPNGQLGNEQDTVNDAAIGLLDFSVLAINNVTPFSPTVGLLTMPYVIQSAEEAVLLTQGQVGQDLVDNTIRDAGVRIVGWAYSGFRVLTNSKKSVASPADLKGLVIRVPRNEIMIASYQAWGVNPTPMAWSETFTGLQQGVVDGQDNPYITVHAMKFNEVQKYVTNLRYIFSLEPLIVSETVFQQQTPEMQKIILEVGQEATEHSFAYLENTENKIREELQAKGMVFTDPADNEKEWISKVTKSVWPKFYSSIGGKDKLDDVLELLGRK, translated from the coding sequence ATGAAATTTATTAAAAATAAAATTATTGCTGGTGTCACCATTGTAGCAACAGCGGTGTTATCTCATACTGCGGCAGCAGCGAATTTTAAAATGGCTATCGGCGATGCTGCTGGTGGCACGCAGTGGGAATTGGCGACATCGTTTTCTGAACTGATGGAGAAAAAAACAGACGGTAAGGTGAAAATCGATCTGTTCCCGAATGGTCAATTAGGCAATGAGCAAGACACCGTCAACGATGCTGCAATCGGCCTTCTCGACTTCTCTGTATTGGCGATCAACAACGTGACGCCTTTCTCTCCTACGGTTGGTCTACTGACCATGCCTTACGTCATTCAAAGTGCAGAAGAAGCGGTGCTATTAACTCAAGGCCAAGTGGGCCAAGATCTTGTCGATAACACGATTCGTGATGCAGGCGTTCGTATCGTAGGTTGGGCTTATTCTGGCTTTAGGGTTCTGACTAACTCTAAAAAATCCGTCGCTTCACCAGCGGATCTGAAAGGACTAGTGATTCGTGTTCCGCGTAACGAAATTATGATTGCTTCGTACCAAGCATGGGGTGTAAACCCAACACCAATGGCATGGTCAGAGACATTTACTGGCCTGCAGCAAGGTGTGGTTGATGGTCAAGACAACCCATACATCACTGTTCATGCGATGAAATTCAATGAAGTACAAAAGTACGTAACAAACCTCCGTTACATCTTCTCACTTGAGCCGTTAATCGTCAGTGAAACGGTCTTCCAACAACAGACACCTGAGATGCAAAAGATCATTCTTGAAGTGGGTCAGGAAGCAACAGAGCACAGCTTTGCTTATTTAGAGAATACTGAAAACAAGATCCGTGAAGAGCTACAAGCAAAAGGCATGGTATTCACAGACCCAGCAGACAATGAGAAAGAGTGGATTAGCAAGGTAACGAAATCAGTTTGGCCTAAGTTCTATTCAAGCATTGGTGGTAAAG